The segment ATATATTTTTTGATCCATCCAGTTGCCAAATTTGGCCTGAAGGAATTTGGCAGCAATGGCAGCTCCCACGCCCATGGCATGACCTTGACCTAATGGTCCTGAGGTATTTTCGATCGCACGCTCTACGTCCACCTCTGGGTGACCTGGCGTCACCGAACCCCACTGACGAAAGTTGGAGAGGTCTTCCATGGAGAACTTTCCTAGCAAACTGTACTGTGCGTACATCAACGAAGACAAGTGTCCAGCATCCATAAAGAATCTATCTCTTGCATGCCAAGACATGTTTTCGGGATCGAATCTCATGAATTCGGAGTATAAAATATGCATAAAATCGGCTCCTCCCATGGGGCCTCCTGGGTGACCGGAATTTGCCTTCTCCACCATGGATACGGCCAATGCTCTGATGTTGTCTGCTGCCTGTAAGTCTACTGTCTTCATTTGTACTGTTTCTAGAAATCAAAAAAATGCCTCGGAAATCATCTAAATCCAAGGCATTTACTAAACCCAAAACTAATTTAAATTCTACTATTATAACACCTCAAAGATGGATATTAATACCCAAGGCATTGATCTTCTGCCTACTGCATGCCCCCTTCATTTTAGTTTCACCTATACTTCACTCTGATTACCTATCCTATCTCCATCTATCTCAACGAAACCAGCCCCTACACTACATTTGTGATTGTAAAGCTGTCTGCATATAGTCCTCACCGTCGGTATGGGTTAAAGACATTCCCCCAAGCAACAGGCTCTATCTAGTAACCTAAGTTCGATTTTGAATATCCGTTCAAGGGTCATTTCGAAGAGTTCTTCAGCATTTTTTAGCAAGGCCATTGTAATTTGCCCTATTGTGGATCAGGAGCCCTCTGTAAGAATCGAACTCAGTCTAATAGCAAAAAGACTACCTCAAGATCATGAGATAGTCTTTTTGCTTACCCTCTTCCGATACCTCTTATTGGGTTAACTCTAAGTATTCCTCTGCATACCTCTTTCCCATTTCTCGCAGCGATCTGGAATCCAAATGAGTCCCATCCCCAATATCAGTAAAACCATCTGAGGAAACAACCGAAAGATTGGGGTCTTCATTAGCGATCAAATGGAGGTTGTCATTAAAGGTATCCCATTTGTCCTGCTTGTCCTGAGGGGAGGTGTATTGCCCGAGTTCACCCATAATGAAAGGCAGCTCATTGTCTCCGATTTCAGTTCTAAAAATATCAATCACATCAGTCAACTTGGTCTTGTAAGTAGCAGCCGATGTGCTGGTGTTGCTTTCGCCTTGATGCCAGATCACACCTTTGATCGTACCGTATTGTTTGGCAAAGGCCACTTTGCTTTTGAAGTTGTCAAGCAGGAATACGCCTCTGTGTTCCGCATTGGTTTGCCAGTTGTGGATATTGCTCCCACCCACTGCACATGGGATGACAGCTACCGTGACATCCGACGGCAGTGAGTTGAGCAAGGTGCTAGCGAATGACATTCCACAATCCAAACCCGTAAACTTTGGTTCATACCAGTGTAGTGGTTCTTTGGCCAATATCCAGCTTGCTGTAGAGTCTATCGACAATATTCTATTGTTGGGAATCGTATCGGAGGGTTCTACAAGCCCTCGGCCTGCCATGTTGGATTGACCTGCCATAAAGAAGATGTATAGTTTGTCTTTATGAGGCATCTCAGTGGGGTACTCAACGATACGAGGAAAATTGGCTCTCGTACCTTGGTAAAAATCATCATCTGGGTTACTGATGACTTCACTGTCTTCCTCTTCTTCTTCTGATTCTTCTTCCTCAACTGGTTCTTCATCAATAGGTTCTTCCTCATTATCGTCTTGCACGTCGTCCTCTTGCACCTTTTCTTCTGTCAAGATCTCTTTGTCTTCTTGTGTATCACATGCCATACCAAATAGCAAGAGGGCTACAACCAACAATAGTGGTGTAATTTTGATGTTTCTAGTCTTAATAATCATGGTGAAATTGTTTTTGAAGTAATTATTATCCTTGTGTTCTTACTTGTCAGATAAGTAAGAACACAAGGATCCTAAATACTCTCCATCATGATAGCAGATGCATGTTTCCAAATGACATGGCTGAGGTTACTACTATGATAAATGAGTCACAGAAACACCTGTTTCAGGTTACTACATCATCTCATGATGAGCAAGTGCAGTTGTATGTTGGTTGGGAATTTTGACATTTGTTATGTCTGGGACTAGATCGTAATGTTACTAGCAAAAAAGGGCTGCCTCATGATCTTGAGACAGCCCTTTTAGTATTTTATCTTAATATTCTATTCTTATTCCTGCGTATAACTCACAGAGTTGATTCTTTCGTCGATCATCAGCAGTGACTTTGGATCCTCTCCCAATAGCTCGAAGTAGTCGAGAATTCTTCGTATCACAAACTCCTCCTCTATCTGCTCCTTGACATACCACTGCATAAAGTTCTCTGTTGCAAAGTCATTGATTTTGCGGCACTCCGCTACAATCTGGTTGATAGACTCTGTTACGTTGATTTCGCTTTCTAACGCTGCTTCAAATACTTCCTTCAACGAAGAAAATTCGTTTTGAGAAGCCGCTATCGATGGTGAAATCGCGATTCCTCCCATGTCACTGACATAGTGAAACAACTTCATCATGTGTGTTCTTTCTTCAGCACTTTGTGCATAGAAGAACTTAGCACTGTTGTCAAATGATTGTTGATCACACCATGCAGCCATGGACAGGTAGGCAGCCGACGCTTGAGCCTCTAGCTTGATTTGATTGTTAAGTTTTTTGATGAGACTGTCCTGGACAGCAACTCTTTGTCTTAATAAATCCTTCATCGTTGTATGTGTTTGCGTGTAATCTTGTAACAAATGAAACTAATATTATGCTAAATAGTTCCGTAAAACCCAAATTTGGAATGAGTCTAATTTGATCTAAGTCATCTAAGATCAATTTAGTCTAAACCTACTCACACCCTTTTTCAACTCATTGGCCATGTTGTTGAGATGTGCAGAAGTCTTGATGTAATTGTTCATGCCCGCAGACAGTTCAGTCGCCGAACTGCTCACTTCCTCGGTTCCAGCGGCAGTTTGCTCCGCGATCACCACGATAGATTCGACATCATTGACCACATCTGACATGCTTTTCACCTGATTTTTAGAATCATTCAATATTTGCTGAGACAAATCGAATGAGATCTTGGTACTGTCACTTATCAGATTGAACACTTCGGCAGTTTTCTGAGAAGAATTCACTCCACTGACTACACTAACACTCATTTCTTCCATGATCTTGGTGGCATTTTCAGTATCACGCTTCACGTCACTGATCAATTGCTCAATCTCTTGTGCGGACTTTCTTGATCCCTCAGCCAGTTTTCTGATCTCCTCGGCTACCACCGCAAAACCTCTACCTGCATCACCTGCCTGAGCTGCTTCTATCGCGGCATTGAGTGCCAGTAGGTTTGTTTGCGACGAAATATCCGTAATCACACCCAGTACTCTTGATATTTCAATAGACCTTTGGTTGAGTACCTTGATGGATTCTTTGGTACTGACAGAATAGTCTGATATTTTACCCATATCATTTACAACGTGAGCGACGATTTCCTTGCCTTTTTCACTGTTGGTACTCCCGATCTTGGCAGACTCCATGACTTCCAAGGTTTTTGATTCCAATCCTTTGGCAGTTGCCAAAGTATCCTCTAGGACTTTAGAAATATTTTCTATGCTGTTGAGCTGACGCTGAGCACCCGTACTCATCTGAGTGATGGCACTCACGATTTCATTGGTGGATCCCTCCATCTCCTGTCCAGAGGAAAGCATGCCTGTTGACTCCTCTTCGAGAGAAACAATATCTAGGGATATCTGAGTCAACAACCTTGACAAATTGTCCAAGGCCTGATTGAGATTATCGGCTAACATTTTCATATCACCTTGAGCTGCCACATCATATCTGTGAGAAAGATCTCCATCTGCCATTCCTTTGGTAATCTGTGTGACTTTCATCACGGGGATTGAGATAGACACCATCAGGTTGTTGATAGACTCTGCCATCATACGCCAGTTGCCTCCCTTGCCATCCAAGGACATACGTGCACCTAGATTACCCTCCATACCTGCCTGGGTCACTACATCATTGGTCTCTGTTATTAACCCATTGATTGCCAATGAAAAATCACTTCCCAATGTAGCTAACAATTCGCTGGTAGATTTTTCTTGCCCAGTACTGGTTTTATTAGATGTGATCTCAGCTGCTATTTTTTTGACGTCCAATGCCATGCGATTCATCTCTTCCAACTGTGCATTGAGGTTTAGGTTTGATTGAAGGTTGCTGATAGTTTCACTCTTCAATTTGACTGCTGCCCAAATACTCACACAAAGTCCCAATACTGCCAACCCCATATGATACAAAAAGGTAGACAGTGCCACATCTACATTACCATACAAATAAGTCATATACTGATCCTGCCCGCCCATATACAAAGCAAAAATCAACACGTGATGAACCGTAACGAGCAATCCAAAAGGAATATAAACTCTCCAGTCTTGAAAAAAGATAAGTATAATCGGTAGAATAAAAAACCAGAAGTGCATCTCAAACAAACCGTGCAATTGAGCAATGAACTGCAACATATACAATGCCATGACTGCACCTGCCACAAGTCTAAAAATCAACTTACCAGAATAAAAAACACGTGTCAATAGAACCAATAAAAGGCTGAGTGCTCCTACCCCAATGCCTAAGGTCCAAGTGTCATAATGCAATGAAATAGTCACACCAAACAAGAACAACCCTGTCACGATGAACATGATCGTTTTTTCTGTTTTTTTTGTCACTAGGTCGAATGCTAATGAAATATCCGAATTCATAAAGTTTAATGGTTATGTTGTTGAAAGTCTATATTGATAATGCACAACTAAAACCTGACACTACAGGACTAAGAGGTGCTTGATAATTTTTAGATTTGAATTGTAAAGCTACTGCGGGAGCTGAACTTTTGATATTGGATGCGCCACAAAAAGCGAACCCATTGGTGTAGTTGCCTTCAAAAAACAATGTACTGTTGGGATTGAAAATGACAGCACGAGGCGTTGAACTCACCCCACAGAGCGCAAATAAATCGCCAGTTTCATCCACCACAACTGTCATGGATAGAGGCAGGTCATATCTAGCAATCAAGTCCTGATCAATGGCATCATAGCCGCCTCTCACTACCAAGTAGAAATCTATCTGCTCGGTGTACGATTGAAACAAACCTTTCAAATGCTCAATATTGACTCGCGAATACTTACAGGTGGGATCAAAAAAATGAATGTAAACAGGTTTTTCTTGAATATGAACGCCCAGCTGATTGATCATTGGGGAATTATTCACATCATAGTGAACATCACTATTCTTGGCTTGAAGATGGCTATATTCTTCGCTCCAAAACAAAAACATGATCAAGAAAAAGATAAGAGAAAGCACCCCTATCATTCCCATTCTTTTAAAAAGTTGCATATTCATTATACCCTGCTGACTTATTTCACTTACGTAACAAAAGCCAAGCCTAGATTTATTTTCTCAAAATATTTCTGAGCAAATAACCTTTCATATAAACCATACGCAAAATAAAATATGTACCTGCAACAATCAAGCGAAACTCGCTCTGTTGATTCTTTGGTGAACGATACTATTGAGTTCGAGCATAACCAAGGCTCCTTGTACCAAGTGCTTTACTTCGATCATCTCTTCTAATGTGAGGATCAAAAAACGCTCTTTGTTGCAAAGAGGAATAATCTCCAAGTCACTCTGACTGGCATCAGATAGTAACATGGATTCCAAATTGTAAGCATCCAACTTACTTTTAAATGCGATGAACGAACATACGTTCATTTTGTATTCACTCCCTTTATATATCAAATAGAAGCAGTTTTCCTTATCTGCTTGTACTACCTTCCCGTGTTGTGAACTATGTATTATATGCATTTGAGGACAAATCTAATTTTTATTTAGATTCATTACAAATTAAAATATGCAATTTGTTACTTTTCATCTATCAAAAACTCTCATAAATTAGCATTATGTATTCTAAGTATCCTATCCTGATTATTGCTTTGTTGTTAGTGAGTTCGCTTTCAATCCAAGCACAAACTGTCACATACCTAGGCAATGAAGGTATGCTTATCGAGTATCAAGGCACCAAAGTAATTATAGATGGTCTATTCAGTGATCCTACAGGGCGTTTTGACTCCCCTAGTTCGGATGTAGTTTCTCAAATCATCGCTGGCACCAAACCTTATGACAACATATCTGTTGATCTCATCACACATGCTCATCCTGATCATTTTGATCCCATTAGTCATGTCAACTTCCTGAGCAAAAACAAAAATGCAGTGATCATAACTACCCCTCAAGCTGCCGATAGCATGCAAATCAAATCAGATTTATATGGTAACGTAGCAAATAGAGTTATAACCAACTCATGGAGCAATGGATGGAAATCGAGTACAATTGGACCTGTGGTCGTAAGCAGTGCATACACTAGGCATGCTGGCAAGGCCTATGGCAAAGTAGAGCACCAGATTTTTTTGATCAAAATCGGAAATAAAAAGGTGCTACATATAGCCGATACCCAAATGGAGGTAAGCTACTTTGATGATTTACGATTGATCTATGAAGATATAGACATTGCTATTGTTCCGTTTTGGTTCTTGACCAACCTATTCGGAGAGGAAATCATCGAAAAGCATGTTGCCCCCAAGAAAATCGTAGGCATGCACCTGCCATCAGAAGGCAACAAAAGTGCTGTCGAAAAAATCAATCAACAATTTCCAAAGGCAATTGTGTTTAACGAGCCAGGTCAACAGGTATCATTCTAAGTAGATCTCAGTAAAGTGCTTCGTTAGAAAAGAAAGGAACTAAATAGTACGAAGTAGATTCTGCTATCTCAACCCACTAGACCGCAGAGTTGATACAACACACGAGCTCCTACGTTGGCATTCCACTGCTGATCGTAAGGTTGAGGAGCTACTTCGCACAAATCAAAACCAATGATTTGCCGGCCAGATGCCTTGACCTGCTGCAATAGGTACACCGCCTCCGAGTAATCCAATCCTCCAGGTACTGGAGCACCTGTCCCAGGACAAAGCAAGGGATTCAGCCCTCCAATATCAAAACTGACGTACACCTTAGGTGGGAGTTTAGCAATGATCTGTTCACATACAGTCTTCCAATGTACTCCTTCAAACTTGCGCTGCTTGATGACCTGATCATAAAATACGGTTATTCTATTCTCGTTTTGATGTACATAGCCGAGCTCTTCCTCACAAAAGTCACGAATTCCGACTTGCACCAATTGGGTAACCTCCTTTAGCTTCATTACATTAAACATCACGGAAGCATGGGAGTGCTGAAACCCTTCGTAAGCCTCCCGCAAATCCATGTGAGCATCTATTTGCAACACACCAAAATCCTGATGAGTCTCTGCCAATGCTTCTACAAAACCCAATGCACAACTATGATCCCCACCCAACACGCCTACATATTTTCCTTCTTGAATCAATGCCAAGGTTTCCTGTTTGATTCGTTGCCTGAGTGAATCAGTCGATTTATTGACCTTTTCCAACAGCTCTACACTATTATTATAGGTCTGTCCTGTAGTCAACGACGCGATGTATGGTTCTATCTGGGTACGGAGGATGTCACTCTTGGATTTTATTTTCCCGTCCATGGGACTCATCCATATCCCACGCTTCCACGGTGAATCTCTGTGAGGCAAATCCAATCCCAACTGTACCGAAGCATCCAAAATAGCCCTCGGGCCAAACGCCGTACCACTATTGTATGAAACCGTAGCTTCCCATGGTACAGGATAGACGACTACTTCTGCCTCTTCTTTGCCATGAGGCAAACCAAATATAGTTCCCTTCAGTCCTGGAGCACTGGGATTGTAATTCTTTATATTCTCTGGCATTTATTCTATTTCCTTTGGAGAAGTGTATGCGACAAATTCGACGACATTTTGAGAGAAAGCCGACCACTCACCCTCATAGCGCAAGTGAATGATGCCTGCTGGTGACACATTGCCAATGATGTCTCCCGTCAAGTACTCCGCCAAAAAACTAATCGCAGGATTATGAGCTACGATAGCAACTGATTTCAAGGCTGGGTTGATCTCATTGACTACTCTCAGGAGAATTCTGGTAGAAGCTTCATAGAGTTCTTCCATCTCCTGAATCTTGCTGGGATCAAAATCAATTTGCTCCACCATAAATCCCGCAGTTTGGCGTGTCCTCAAAGCGCTACTGACCAGGATAGCCTCAGGCTTGTACTCGTTCATTTTCATGAACCTTCCTACTTTGGAAGCCACGATCTCACCCTCAGGGGTAAGTGAGCGATCGATATCCCGAATGTCAAAATTATTGGCGTCTGCTTCGGCATGTCTAATCAAAAAAAGTTCTTTACTCATCTGGGTCATTATCTCTTGAGGTGGGTAATTTATTTAGAAATCTATTTTTTGTATTTGCTTAAATCATTTTTTTTTATGGAACTTTGACGCTTTCCTATTAACAAAACCATTCGTTTCGAAATGAATCTAGTCATAGTTGAGTCACCTGCGAAAGCAAAAACAATAGAGGGGTATTTGGGCAAAGAATATAAGGTTAGTTCAAGCTATGGCCATGTTCGGGATCTACAAAAGGGCAACAATGCCATTGATATAGAGAATGGTTTCACTCCCACCTACGAAGTATCCAGTGACAAAAAGGAGGTCATTAGAGAACTCAAAAAACTAAGTAAAGAGGCCACCACTGTCTATCTAGCGAGTGATGATGACCGTGAAGGAGAAGCAATTTCATGGCATTTGAAAGAAACTTTAAAATTAAAAGATGAAAACACCAAACGGATTGTTTTCAGAGAAATCACCAAAAATGCCATCACTCAAGCCATCAACAATCCGAGAGGAATAGACATTGATCTGGTTAATGCGCAGCAAGCAAGAAGGGTTTTGGACAGACTTGTTGGTTTTGAGCTTTCGCCCATTCTGTGGAAAAAAATCAAAACAGGTCTCTCTGCCGGTAGGGTACAATCTGTAGCTGTACGACTCGTCGTGGATAGAGAACGCGACATTGATAAGTTCAATGCAGAGTCGTCCTTTAGAGTCACGGCCTCCTTTCCCCTGGAGCAAGAAAAGACTCTCGTAGCAGAGCTGCCTACCAAGTTCAAGACAGAAGAAGAAGCGCACCAATTCGTCAAAGAATGTGTCGGCGCAAAATTCGCTATCGAAAACTTGGAGAAAAAACCAGGCAAAAAATCTCCTGCACCGCCATTTACTACCTCTACTCTACAACAAGAAGCAAGTAGAAAATTGGGGTTTTCGGTATCCAGAACCATGAGTGTAGCACAAAAGCTATACGAAGCAGGTAAGATTTCATACATGAGAACTGACTCACTCAACTTGTCCGAGGAAGCCATGACTGCCGCCATCGCAGAAATCAAATCTAGCTATGGGGAGAGTTTTTCGACTCCAAGAAAATACAAGACAAAGAGCACTTCTGCACAAGAAGCTCACGAAGCAATCCGCCCAACCAACTTTGGCTTGCACAGTGCAGGCGCTGATGACAGTGAACGAAGACTGTACGAGCTGATATGGAAGCGTGCCATAGCCTCGCAAATGTCTGATGCACAGATTGAAAAGACCGTCGCTACCATCAGTATCTCAACACGTCCAGAGAAACTCAGGGCATCAGGTGAGGTCATCAAATTCGAAGGATTCCTCAAGGTATATGTAGAATCTGACGATGACGAAAGT is part of the Reichenbachiella agarivorans genome and harbors:
- a CDS encoding sialate O-acetylesterase: MIIKTRNIKITPLLLVVALLLFGMACDTQEDKEILTEEKVQEDDVQDDNEEEPIDEEPVEEEESEEEEEDSEVISNPDDDFYQGTRANFPRIVEYPTEMPHKDKLYIFFMAGQSNMAGRGLVEPSDTIPNNRILSIDSTASWILAKEPLHWYEPKFTGLDCGMSFASTLLNSLPSDVTVAVIPCAVGGSNIHNWQTNAEHRGVFLLDNFKSKVAFAKQYGTIKGVIWHQGESNTSTSAATYKTKLTDVIDIFRTEIGDNELPFIMGELGQYTSPQDKQDKWDTFNDNLHLIANEDPNLSVVSSDGFTDIGDGTHLDSRSLREMGKRYAEEYLELTQ
- a CDS encoding ferritin; translation: MKDLLRQRVAVQDSLIKKLNNQIKLEAQASAAYLSMAAWCDQQSFDNSAKFFYAQSAEERTHMMKLFHYVSDMGGIAISPSIAASQNEFSSLKEVFEAALESEINVTESINQIVAECRKINDFATENFMQWYVKEQIEEEFVIRRILDYFELLGEDPKSLLMIDERINSVSYTQE
- a CDS encoding methyl-accepting chemotaxis protein, translating into MNSDISLAFDLVTKKTEKTIMFIVTGLFLFGVTISLHYDTWTLGIGVGALSLLLVLLTRVFYSGKLIFRLVAGAVMALYMLQFIAQLHGLFEMHFWFFILPIILIFFQDWRVYIPFGLLVTVHHVLIFALYMGGQDQYMTYLYGNVDVALSTFLYHMGLAVLGLCVSIWAAVKLKSETISNLQSNLNLNAQLEEMNRMALDVKKIAAEITSNKTSTGQEKSTSELLATLGSDFSLAINGLITETNDVVTQAGMEGNLGARMSLDGKGGNWRMMAESINNLMVSISIPVMKVTQITKGMADGDLSHRYDVAAQGDMKMLADNLNQALDNLSRLLTQISLDIVSLEEESTGMLSSGQEMEGSTNEIVSAITQMSTGAQRQLNSIENISKVLEDTLATAKGLESKTLEVMESAKIGSTNSEKGKEIVAHVVNDMGKISDYSVSTKESIKVLNQRSIEISRVLGVITDISSQTNLLALNAAIEAAQAGDAGRGFAVVAEEIRKLAEGSRKSAQEIEQLISDVKRDTENATKIMEEMSVSVVSGVNSSQKTAEVFNLISDSTKISFDLSQQILNDSKNQVKSMSDVVNDVESIVVIAEQTAAGTEEVSSSATELSAGMNNYIKTSAHLNNMANELKKGVSRFRLN
- a CDS encoding TlpA family protein disulfide reductase, with product MGMIGVLSLIFFLIMFLFWSEEYSHLQAKNSDVHYDVNNSPMINQLGVHIQEKPVYIHFFDPTCKYSRVNIEHLKGLFQSYTEQIDFYLVVRGGYDAIDQDLIARYDLPLSMTVVVDETGDLFALCGVSSTPRAVIFNPNSTLFFEGNYTNGFAFCGASNIKSSAPAVALQFKSKNYQAPLSPVVSGFSCALSI
- a CDS encoding MBL fold metallo-hydrolase; this translates as MYSKYPILIIALLLVSSLSIQAQTVTYLGNEGMLIEYQGTKVIIDGLFSDPTGRFDSPSSDVVSQIIAGTKPYDNISVDLITHAHPDHFDPISHVNFLSKNKNAVIITTPQAADSMQIKSDLYGNVANRVITNSWSNGWKSSTIGPVVVSSAYTRHAGKAYGKVEHQIFLIKIGNKKVLHIADTQMEVSYFDDLRLIYEDIDIAIVPFWFLTNLFGEEIIEKHVAPKKIVGMHLPSEGNKSAVEKINQQFPKAIVFNEPGQQVSF
- a CDS encoding agmatinase family protein, with the protein product MPENIKNYNPSAPGLKGTIFGLPHGKEEAEVVVYPVPWEATVSYNSGTAFGPRAILDASVQLGLDLPHRDSPWKRGIWMSPMDGKIKSKSDILRTQIEPYIASLTTGQTYNNSVELLEKVNKSTDSLRQRIKQETLALIQEGKYVGVLGGDHSCALGFVEALAETHQDFGVLQIDAHMDLREAYEGFQHSHASVMFNVMKLKEVTQLVQVGIRDFCEEELGYVHQNENRITVFYDQVIKQRKFEGVHWKTVCEQIIAKLPPKVYVSFDIGGLNPLLCPGTGAPVPGGLDYSEAVYLLQQVKASGRQIIGFDLCEVAPQPYDQQWNANVGARVLYQLCGLVG
- a CDS encoding SixA phosphatase family protein — encoded protein: MSKELFLIRHAEADANNFDIRDIDRSLTPEGEIVASKVGRFMKMNEYKPEAILVSSALRTRQTAGFMVEQIDFDPSKIQEMEELYEASTRILLRVVNEINPALKSVAIVAHNPAISFLAEYLTGDIIGNVSPAGIIHLRYEGEWSAFSQNVVEFVAYTSPKEIE
- the topA gene encoding type I DNA topoisomerase, giving the protein MNLVIVESPAKAKTIEGYLGKEYKVSSSYGHVRDLQKGNNAIDIENGFTPTYEVSSDKKEVIRELKKLSKEATTVYLASDDDREGEAISWHLKETLKLKDENTKRIVFREITKNAITQAINNPRGIDIDLVNAQQARRVLDRLVGFELSPILWKKIKTGLSAGRVQSVAVRLVVDRERDIDKFNAESSFRVTASFPLEQEKTLVAELPTKFKTEEEAHQFVKECVGAKFAIENLEKKPGKKSPAPPFTTSTLQQEASRKLGFSVSRTMSVAQKLYEAGKISYMRTDSLNLSEEAMTAAIAEIKSSYGESFSTPRKYKTKSTSAQEAHEAIRPTNFGLHSAGADDSERRLYELIWKRAIASQMSDAQIEKTVATISISTRPEKLRASGEVIKFEGFLKVYVESDDDESGEIEQKEMLPPLTVGQDLDLKELKAKEGFTRHPARYTEASLVKKLEEMGIGRPSTYAPTISTVQKRNYVVKEEREGHERNYREIILSDGKIESLTQTEITGAEKNKLFPTNTAMIVNDFLVEHFPNVIDYSFTANVEKEFDEISNGTKTWNGMIASFYGDFHKQVETTEQIERSEIGTTRELGVDPKTGLPIYARLGRFGAMVQMGDLSEDEEAEKPKYASLRKGQFLENITLEDALELFKLPRQVGEFEDKVMTAAIGRFGPYIRHDGKFVSIPKDVDPLQITADEAIDLILAKRKSDAEKFIKAFDENPEVQVLNGRWGPYIKFGKKNVKIPKGKEPESLTYEDCVELEKKTPEKKGRKAKK